A DNA window from Candidatus Hydrogenedentota bacterium contains the following coding sequences:
- the amrB gene encoding AmmeMemoRadiSam system protein B translates to MREPSVRRPAVAGQFYPANPIDLERTVASYIEDAEVEPDPTRVISVIAPHAGYMYSGATAGHAFARARGKSPGRVILLGCSHRYAIETASVFTGEAFDTPLGRFPVDLSFAVGLAKRLDSQCEEAHVQEHALEVMLPFLKVAIGIVPIVPVLLGPMAVDWHTRVGEIIAEMADPGDFVVVSTDLSHYLSEEEANMTDRRSLDAVMSKDVPVFAKGVARKSVSMCGASAVLASMVYAREAKADAWRLLDYRTSAAASGDYSRVVGYAAMSMERSA, encoded by the coding sequence ATGCGCGAGCCATCGGTAAGAAGACCTGCAGTAGCGGGGCAGTTCTATCCGGCCAACCCGATCGATTTGGAGCGTACCGTCGCATCCTACATTGAGGATGCCGAAGTGGAACCCGACCCGACGCGCGTCATCTCCGTGATTGCTCCGCACGCGGGGTACATGTACTCCGGCGCCACCGCAGGTCATGCGTTCGCGCGCGCCCGGGGCAAATCGCCCGGCCGCGTAATTCTTCTCGGTTGTTCGCACCGCTATGCGATCGAGACGGCCTCAGTGTTCACGGGTGAAGCCTTCGACACACCGCTGGGGCGTTTTCCCGTTGACCTGTCCTTCGCCGTGGGTCTAGCGAAACGTCTCGACTCCCAGTGCGAAGAAGCCCATGTTCAGGAACATGCCTTGGAGGTGATGCTTCCGTTTCTTAAGGTGGCCATCGGAATCGTCCCCATCGTGCCCGTACTCCTCGGGCCGATGGCAGTCGATTGGCACACTCGGGTAGGTGAAATCATCGCGGAGATGGCGGATCCAGGTGATTTTGTCGTAGTATCCACCGATCTTTCTCACTACCTGTCCGAAGAGGAAGCCAACATGACTGATCGCCGTTCGCTGGATGCCGTGATGAGCAAGGATGTGCCTGTCTTCGCTAAAGGCGTTGCCAGAAAGTCTGTTTCCATGTGCGGAGCATCTGCAGTCCTGGCTTCCATGGTCTATGCGCGGGAAGCGAAGGCCGATGCGTGGCGCTTGCTCGACTACCGTACCAGCGCCGCTGCCTCCGGCGACTACTCCCGCGTTGTGGGTTACGCCGCAATGAGTATGGAACGGTCCGCATGA
- a CDS encoding Nif3-like dinuclear metal center hexameric protein: MTVREVCAILERLAPSQFAYSWDRAGLALGDPSAPVSRVLVALTVTSEVLQAAKRARAQLIVSHHPLIWEPLKSLRSDNPHARLCLDLASAEIACFSAHTNLDLAPGGVNDVLAAKLGLINLRPLLDAEHVSQVKLVTFVPEAHLAAVRDAVCNAGAGVIGDYTYCSFSSPGIGTFLPGDNAQPFTGRKHTVNEEPERRFEVLVHAARLEGVLAALRAAHPYEEVAYDIVPLANRDDSIGLGRRGDLPKAQTLKQFGSHVRKALGLSHIRLVGDPSRRVRQVGVIGGAGGNLLDSIPPTVDVLITGDVDYHAALAATERGLAVIDAGHHGTEIHVVPALAGYLKKCAPKLRVSTYIEAETFRAITE, translated from the coding sequence ATGACGGTTCGCGAAGTCTGCGCAATTCTAGAGCGGCTTGCACCTTCTCAATTCGCCTATTCCTGGGACCGAGCCGGACTCGCGCTTGGAGATCCCAGTGCTCCCGTGTCTCGCGTTCTCGTAGCGTTGACGGTGACGAGTGAAGTCCTCCAAGCCGCGAAGCGGGCCCGCGCCCAATTGATCGTCTCGCACCACCCCCTCATATGGGAACCTCTGAAATCACTTCGCAGTGATAATCCTCACGCGAGACTCTGCCTTGACCTCGCCTCGGCCGAAATTGCCTGCTTTTCAGCGCACACGAACTTGGATCTCGCCCCTGGCGGGGTGAACGATGTGCTCGCGGCCAAGTTGGGTCTGATCAATCTCAGGCCCCTTCTTGACGCGGAGCACGTCTCCCAGGTGAAGTTGGTTACCTTCGTTCCCGAAGCGCATCTGGCCGCCGTACGAGATGCCGTCTGCAACGCCGGTGCCGGCGTTATTGGCGACTACACCTATTGTTCGTTCAGCTCACCGGGCATCGGAACCTTCCTGCCCGGTGACAATGCGCAGCCGTTCACCGGCAGGAAACACACGGTGAATGAAGAGCCGGAGCGTCGATTTGAAGTGCTCGTCCACGCGGCCCGCCTGGAAGGAGTTCTGGCGGCGTTGCGGGCGGCCCACCCCTACGAAGAAGTCGCTTACGATATCGTTCCCTTGGCAAACCGGGATGATTCAATCGGATTGGGGCGACGCGGCGACTTGCCAAAAGCCCAGACACTCAAGCAGTTTGGGTCTCACGTGAGGAAAGCCTTGGGTCTTAGTCACATCCGCCTCGTTGGCGATCCTTCTCGACGGGTGCGGCAGGTGGGGGTCATTGGCGGCGCAGGCGGAAATCTGCTCGATTCGATTCCGCCGACTGTCGACGTGTTGATCACCGGTGATGTAGACTACCATGCCGCGCTGGCAGCGACCGAACGGGGATTGGCTGTAATCGATGCCGGTCATCACGGCACGGAAATTCATGTCGTTCCGGCGCTAGCCGGATACCTGAAGAAATGCGCACCCAAGCTTCGAGTAAGTACGTACATCGAGGCGGAAACTTTTCGAGCAATAACGGAGTAA
- the glgA gene encoding glycogen synthase GlgA, with product MTSESLKILYICSEATPFIKTGGLADVSNALPRALRALGHDVRIALPCYGTIPEELRGTQVATCRARLDSDTVFGALRETTIPDSDVPVYLVEHDIYFMRDHPYGRGNAEYSDNLERFCFFSLAALDGVPQTGWTPDVIHCNDWHTAAIPAYIKTHFLDHPAWKGKASVFTIHNMAYQGRYPSSLMPKTGLGWELFTPRYLEYYGDLNLMKAGIMFASKINTVSPTYAKEIQTPIAGCGLEGVLRSRTKDLSGISNGVDHDVWNPAKDPLIDAKYSIENIAGKKKCKRALQKRLGLPTIDAPLFGMVSRLVSDKGIDLLLSVLESFLAMDVQIVIQGTGDAALHKALEEYAANFPEKFSVNFVYDEKLAHQIYAGSDFYLMPSRNEPCGLSQLYSMAYGSIPVVHKTGGLADSVTDATSENLASGKATGFSFKDFKGEELLATIDRALAAYRDPAILQALQKTGMKTDWSWGASAKAYVDLFRKAMAAP from the coding sequence TTGACTTCTGAATCTCTGAAGATCCTCTACATTTGCAGTGAAGCGACTCCTTTTATAAAGACAGGAGGTCTTGCTGATGTATCCAATGCATTACCGAGAGCGTTGCGCGCGCTCGGTCACGATGTGAGGATTGCTCTACCCTGTTACGGTACCATTCCGGAAGAGTTGCGCGGCACGCAGGTGGCCACTTGCAGAGCCCGGCTTGATTCTGACACGGTGTTTGGAGCGCTTCGCGAGACTACGATTCCAGACTCGGACGTGCCGGTGTATCTCGTCGAGCACGACATCTATTTCATGCGCGACCATCCCTATGGCCGTGGCAATGCCGAATACTCGGATAACCTGGAGCGCTTCTGCTTCTTCTCTTTGGCCGCTCTTGACGGTGTGCCGCAAACGGGTTGGACACCCGACGTGATCCACTGCAATGACTGGCACACGGCGGCGATCCCCGCTTACATCAAGACCCATTTCCTTGACCACCCGGCGTGGAAGGGGAAAGCGTCGGTCTTCACGATTCACAATATGGCATACCAGGGCAGGTACCCATCATCTCTCATGCCCAAGACGGGGTTAGGGTGGGAACTTTTCACGCCCCGTTACCTTGAGTATTACGGCGATTTGAATCTGATGAAGGCGGGCATCATGTTCGCCTCGAAGATCAACACAGTCAGCCCAACCTACGCGAAAGAGATTCAGACTCCCATCGCCGGTTGCGGTCTTGAGGGAGTCTTGCGCTCTCGAACAAAGGACTTGAGTGGGATCTCCAATGGTGTCGATCATGACGTCTGGAATCCAGCCAAAGACCCGCTCATCGATGCGAAGTACTCTATCGAAAACATCGCCGGTAAAAAGAAGTGCAAACGAGCCCTGCAGAAACGGCTCGGGTTACCCACGATAGATGCACCGCTGTTTGGCATGGTCTCCAGACTCGTAAGCGATAAAGGAATTGACCTCCTGCTATCGGTTCTTGAATCCTTTCTCGCCATGGATGTGCAGATTGTCATTCAGGGAACTGGAGATGCGGCACTTCACAAGGCCTTGGAAGAATACGCCGCGAATTTCCCCGAGAAGTTCAGTGTTAACTTCGTGTACGACGAGAAACTCGCCCACCAGATTTACGCGGGCAGCGATTTCTATCTCATGCCGTCCCGCAATGAACCGTGCGGTCTGAGTCAACTCTACAGTATGGCCTACGGCTCCATTCCCGTCGTTCACAAGACGGGCGGCCTTGCTGACAGCGTGACGGACGCGACGAGCGAGAATCTTGCATCCGGAAAAGCCACGGGATTCTCGTTCAAGGACTTCAAGGGCGAGGAACTGCTGGCGACCATCGACAGAGCATTGGCTGCCTACCGCGATCCGGCGATTTTGCAGGCGTTGCAGAAGACGGGTATGAAGACCGATTGGTCTTGGGGAGCATCCGCGAAGGCGTACGTCGACCTCTTTCGAAAGGCGATGGCCGCGCCGTGA
- the tsaE gene encoding tRNA (adenosine(37)-N6)-threonylcarbamoyltransferase complex ATPase subunit type 1 TsaE — MNTSTLELTTRSPEQTEALGATLVSMLVPGSVVALYGDLASGKTCFVRGMASYFGEASHVHSPTFTLVNEYGEDPKLQHVDLYRLSGPAEVEDLGCTDFLYGTGICAVEWAERAAGLLPERHVEIRFEHAGDDLRRIVISDHGILPGTWAAALKEVIAFSS; from the coding sequence GTGAACACGTCCACGCTTGAGTTGACGACTCGTTCGCCCGAACAGACCGAGGCCCTTGGAGCAACACTCGTGTCCATGCTCGTACCCGGTTCCGTGGTGGCGCTCTACGGCGACCTCGCCTCAGGAAAGACCTGTTTTGTCCGGGGCATGGCGTCGTATTTCGGTGAGGCGTCCCACGTGCACAGTCCCACCTTTACCCTTGTAAACGAATATGGTGAGGATCCCAAACTGCAGCACGTGGACCTGTACCGCCTATCAGGACCCGCTGAAGTGGAAGACTTGGGTTGCACAGACTTTCTCTACGGGACTGGAATTTGCGCCGTTGAATGGGCTGAGCGTGCGGCAGGCCTGCTCCCCGAACGTCACGTGGAGATACGGTTTGAGCATGCCGGTGACGACCTTAGGCGGATAGTAATCAGCGATCACGGGATCCTGCCCGGAACTTGGGCCGCCGCGTTAAAGGAAGTCATTGCGTTCTCGTCATAG
- a CDS encoding protein kinase, with amino-acid sequence MNALLYILDVPLKLVENFAGFTLEGSLLVIVRLATGFVYLYILARLFNWVWHVIEGMTGRNKRLADAKDIRALSGQEFTQNIEAAQNLESTIKPLKKDRNWVRLAEVYASLNKHKEAAKYYKKAGQRLKSAESLAKAGYTAKAAQMLAKEGEFDTAARLFTEIGKHGDAAAALMRAGKPALAAASYVAGGKVVEAANAFMEYFNNPTDPVALQVAAAEECYRLLTSDVGKKRLKAEQRTALIPAVAGRFEQAQRYDAAAALYKEAGNPGRAGEVFLLAGRLDEAAASMKEAGREKEASQIVGRFHQSKGNFKEAAAAYVQAGDLLHAAECFAKAADPVRAAECFERVGEFYRAGLAYAHAARFEPAIKALQKVKESDPNFDVSRGLLGRCFYEMHDYPHCAAALDNHLTGKRVDSATVDYFYMLALAYEQLGKLDESREILYKIRTVNVGFRDVAQRISSISSRISIQGTGGQFTPAHSTADASVPQSQVATRVMQSVEENLGGRYILEKELGRGGMGVVYLARDKQLDRPVALKFLGSVIDSSEEYRQRFIREARTAAKINHPNIIAIYDISASVGKAYIAMEYIEGPSLHKYLSTKKGLKPREAVNLIVQTCNALSAIHDAGIVHRDIKPDNILLAKGGLVKLTDFGLAKAEDSRMTQTGVVMGTPSYMAPEQVLGREADVRSDVYALGLVLYECLTGETVFLGQNVLERQLKETPPAPSTVVEGVPPQLDAIILKCVSKQPEDRFQNMKELMAALRNLSL; translated from the coding sequence ATGAACGCATTACTCTACATTTTGGATGTGCCGCTGAAGCTGGTCGAAAACTTCGCGGGGTTCACGCTTGAGGGCAGCCTGCTCGTAATCGTGCGGCTCGCGACCGGCTTTGTGTATTTGTACATTCTGGCCAGGCTCTTCAACTGGGTATGGCACGTTATCGAAGGGATGACGGGGCGCAATAAACGTCTGGCGGATGCGAAAGATATTCGCGCACTGAGCGGACAGGAATTCACGCAGAATATCGAGGCTGCACAAAACCTTGAATCGACCATCAAGCCACTCAAGAAGGACCGCAACTGGGTCCGATTGGCAGAGGTCTACGCATCGCTCAACAAGCACAAAGAGGCCGCCAAGTATTACAAAAAAGCCGGGCAGCGTTTGAAGTCCGCCGAGTCCCTGGCCAAGGCGGGCTACACGGCAAAGGCCGCGCAAATGCTTGCCAAAGAAGGGGAGTTCGACACCGCCGCGCGTCTGTTCACGGAGATTGGCAAGCATGGAGATGCCGCCGCAGCGCTGATGCGGGCGGGGAAGCCGGCACTCGCCGCCGCTTCGTACGTTGCGGGTGGAAAGGTTGTTGAGGCTGCCAACGCGTTTATGGAGTACTTCAACAACCCCACGGACCCCGTTGCGTTGCAGGTTGCCGCGGCAGAGGAATGTTATCGGTTGCTCACGAGCGATGTGGGCAAGAAGCGTCTGAAAGCGGAACAGCGGACAGCCCTCATACCCGCGGTGGCTGGGCGCTTCGAGCAGGCACAACGTTACGACGCGGCAGCGGCATTGTACAAAGAGGCTGGCAATCCGGGCAGAGCGGGCGAAGTATTCCTGCTTGCGGGACGGCTCGACGAAGCCGCGGCAAGTATGAAGGAAGCGGGTCGCGAAAAGGAGGCCTCGCAGATTGTTGGACGCTTCCATCAAAGCAAGGGCAATTTCAAAGAAGCGGCTGCCGCCTATGTGCAGGCAGGTGATCTGCTGCACGCGGCAGAGTGTTTTGCGAAGGCTGCAGACCCTGTGCGAGCGGCAGAGTGTTTTGAGCGCGTGGGTGAGTTTTACCGGGCCGGATTGGCCTACGCCCATGCGGCGCGATTCGAGCCAGCAATCAAGGCACTCCAGAAGGTTAAAGAGTCCGACCCCAATTTTGACGTGTCTCGCGGCTTGCTGGGGCGTTGTTTCTATGAAATGCACGACTACCCGCACTGCGCGGCCGCGTTGGACAACCATCTAACCGGCAAACGCGTGGATTCAGCGACGGTCGATTATTTCTACATGTTGGCGCTTGCGTATGAGCAGTTGGGCAAACTGGATGAATCGCGCGAGATCCTCTACAAGATCCGCACCGTGAACGTGGGATTCCGCGATGTCGCGCAGCGTATTTCGAGCATCTCCTCGCGTATTTCGATTCAGGGCACTGGCGGACAATTCACTCCCGCGCATTCGACTGCGGACGCCTCCGTGCCGCAGTCTCAGGTTGCGACGCGCGTCATGCAGTCGGTCGAAGAGAACCTGGGCGGCCGATACATCCTGGAGAAAGAACTGGGGCGTGGCGGCATGGGTGTGGTGTATCTCGCGCGCGACAAGCAATTGGATCGCCCTGTCGCCCTGAAATTCCTGGGGAGCGTGATAGACAGTTCCGAGGAGTACCGGCAACGTTTCATTCGCGAGGCGCGGACAGCCGCGAAGATAAACCACCCGAACATCATCGCTATCTACGACATCAGCGCGTCGGTGGGCAAAGCGTACATCGCCATGGAGTACATCGAAGGGCCCAGCCTCCATAAATACCTGAGCACAAAAAAGGGGCTAAAGCCCAGAGAAGCGGTAAATCTGATCGTGCAGACCTGCAACGCGCTGTCTGCGATTCATGATGCAGGAATCGTTCACCGCGACATCAAGCCGGACAATATTCTGTTGGCCAAAGGCGGTTTGGTGAAGCTGACGGACTTCGGCCTCGCGAAGGCGGAAGACTCGCGCATGACACAGACGGGCGTCGTTATGGGCACCCCAAGTTATATGGCGCCCGAGCAGGTGCTAGGAAGAGAAGCAGATGTCCGTAGCGATGTCTACGCGCTGGGACTGGTGTTGTACGAGTGCCTAACCGGAGAGACCGTCTTTCTAGGGCAGAATGTTCTGGAACGGCAATTGAAGGAAACGCCGCCCGCGCCCAGCACGGTCGTTGAAGGAGTGCCGCCCCAGTTGGATGCCATCATTCTGAAATGCGTGTCGAAACAACCGGAAGATCGCTTTCAGAACATGAAAGAACTGATGGCTGCACTGCGCAACCTGAGCCTATGA
- the pyrE gene encoding orotate phosphoribosyltransferase translates to MIDIFRATGALLEGHFEYASGRHGSQFIQASRVLQHPNYTEKLCKAIAEMWKSEMVEMVVGPATGGIILSYETARHLDCRSTFTEKDGQGGMALMRGFRLEPKTRVLVVEDIVTTGGSVKKTIEHLRGRGATIVGVSVLIDRSAGEANFDCPYKPLAYLAMKSYDAKECPGCADGIPVLDPDEMVISTG, encoded by the coding sequence GTGATTGACATCTTTCGAGCCACGGGCGCGTTGCTTGAGGGGCACTTCGAGTATGCGAGCGGACGACACGGAAGCCAGTTCATACAAGCATCTCGGGTGTTGCAGCATCCGAATTACACGGAAAAGCTATGCAAGGCTATTGCCGAAATGTGGAAATCGGAAATGGTCGAAATGGTCGTGGGGCCCGCCACAGGCGGAATCATCCTTTCCTACGAGACGGCTCGCCATTTGGATTGCCGCTCCACGTTCACGGAAAAAGACGGTCAAGGCGGTATGGCCCTCATGCGCGGATTCCGATTGGAACCGAAGACGCGCGTATTGGTTGTGGAAGATATCGTGACAACGGGCGGGTCGGTTAAGAAGACTATCGAGCATTTGCGCGGGCGGGGTGCGACCATCGTTGGAGTCTCGGTGCTGATTGACCGCAGCGCGGGCGAGGCCAATTTTGACTGTCCATACAAGCCGCTCGCTTACCTTGCGATGAAGAGCTATGACGCCAAGGAATGCCCGGGGTGTGCGGACGGCATACCCGTCCTGGACCCGGATGAGATGGTAATTTCGACCGGGTGA